In uncultured Ilyobacter sp., a genomic segment contains:
- a CDS encoding tyrosine-type recombinase/integrase, whose translation MRELLREFLEYIKDKKGFSESSIEAYRKDLEDFTVFLMGKDYTAVEDLDVMSFIETMKKEYSENSIYRKLVSLRAFYKYLYKKGLVEKLPTEGLQPVKPTVQMPETLEWEEVERIINQCGSQPKGKRDKLVIELLLQSGLLISEVLEIKISDLLSTDYKKIKYVKNNRLHFIEIGSELSQKIKSFVEEDREKIVIEKDDFLFHGVTRQNFGARFKKYGQKAGISQNVYPNMLRNTLAKKYLDSSIDDVKDKMHLEKLEGTGVYITRNLDKIRELYMEIAIGDK comes from the coding sequence ATGAGGGAGTTATTGAGAGAGTTTCTAGAATATATAAAAGATAAAAAGGGATTTTCTGAGAGCAGTATAGAGGCTTACAGAAAGGACCTTGAGGACTTTACGGTTTTTTTGATGGGTAAAGATTATACAGCAGTAGAAGACCTAGACGTGATGTCCTTTATAGAAACAATGAAGAAAGAATATTCTGAAAACAGCATTTACAGAAAATTGGTTTCCCTTAGAGCATTCTATAAGTATCTCTATAAAAAAGGTCTTGTGGAAAAACTTCCCACAGAGGGATTGCAACCTGTGAAACCTACAGTACAGATGCCTGAAACACTAGAATGGGAAGAGGTAGAAAGAATAATAAACCAGTGTGGTAGTCAGCCTAAGGGAAAAAGAGATAAATTAGTTATAGAACTGCTGCTTCAGAGTGGACTTCTTATATCAGAAGTTTTAGAGATAAAAATAAGTGATTTATTATCAACAGATTATAAAAAAATAAAGTATGTAAAGAACAATAGGCTTCATTTTATAGAGATAGGAAGTGAACTTTCTCAAAAGATAAAATCTTTTGTAGAGGAAGACAGGGAAAAAATAGTGATTGAAAAAGACGATTTTCTTTTTCATGGAGTTACCAGACAGAATTTTGGTGCCAGATTTAAAAAATATGGTCAGAAGGCTGGAATATCTCAAAATGTATATCCAAATATGTTGAGAAATACTCTGGCAAAAAAATATTTGGACAGCAGTATAGATGATGTCAAAGATAAGATGCATCTTGAAAAACTTGAAGGAACTGGAGTATACATTACAAGAAACTTGGATAAAATAAGAGAATTATATATGGAAATCGCAATTGGCGATAAATAG
- the era gene encoding GTPase Era, with protein MKSGFIAVVGRPNVGKSTLTNKLVNEKVAIVSDKAGTTRDSIKGILNHGGNQYIFIDTPGIHKPKHLLGEHMTNVAVRSLKEVEVIMFVLDGSQEISTGDKYVMDRILEAENTPRILIINKIDKMSDEEIKSKKAEIEEKLGTFDRIVELSAEYSIGMYRVIEAIDPFLEEGVMYYPEDMYTDMPTYKVICEIVREKILTRTRDEIPHSIAIEIINVERRPNGKDKYDINIYVERNSQKGIIIGNRGEMLKEVGTEARKDIEELLGKKIYLNLWVKVKEKWRKKKPFLKEMGYYMEEE; from the coding sequence ATGAAATCGGGATTTATAGCAGTAGTAGGAAGACCTAATGTTGGAAAGTCTACATTGACCAATAAACTGGTAAATGAAAAAGTGGCGATAGTATCTGACAAGGCGGGAACAACTAGAGATTCCATAAAAGGGATCTTAAACCATGGAGGGAATCAGTATATATTTATTGATACACCGGGAATACACAAGCCCAAGCATCTTTTGGGAGAGCATATGACCAATGTGGCTGTACGGTCTCTGAAAGAAGTAGAGGTTATAATGTTTGTCCTAGACGGAAGCCAAGAGATAAGCACAGGGGATAAATATGTAATGGACAGAATACTAGAAGCTGAAAATACTCCTCGGATACTTATTATCAATAAAATTGACAAGATGAGTGATGAAGAGATAAAGTCCAAAAAAGCTGAAATCGAAGAAAAGCTAGGAACATTTGATAGAATTGTAGAGCTTTCTGCAGAATATTCAATAGGAATGTACAGGGTTATAGAGGCTATCGATCCTTTCCTAGAAGAGGGAGTAATGTATTACCCTGAAGATATGTACACAGATATGCCGACTTATAAGGTCATATGTGAGATTGTAAGGGAAAAAATACTGACTAGGACAAGGGATGAGATACCCCACTCGATAGCCATAGAGATAATAAATGTAGAGAGAAGACCTAATGGAAAAGATAAGTATGACATAAACATCTATGTAGAGAGAAACTCTCAAAAGGGAATAATAATAGGAAACCGAGGCGAGATGCTAAAAGAGGTAGGAACAGAAGCCAGAAAAGATATAGAGGAGCTTTTGGGGAAAAAAATATATCTCAACTTGTGGGTAAAAGTAAAAGAAAAATGGAGAAAGAAAAAACCCTTTCTTAAAGAGATGGGTTATTATATGGAAGAGGAATAA
- a CDS encoding biotin/lipoyl-containing protein, with protein sequence MKHDINNVEDLMQILNDTNLTEINFESEDLKIALKRPKLVPVAPQQVEVLESSDEVKETKEYKEIKSYNIGKFSYHNKSGKAMIKVGDKIKEGQEIGYISTIGVNNPVTTPYAGTVKEMLLEDGSLADYGKNLVLVELD encoded by the coding sequence ATGAAGCATGATATAAATAATGTAGAAGATTTAATGCAAATATTAAACGATACAAATCTTACTGAGATCAATTTTGAAAGTGAAGATCTGAAAATAGCCCTTAAAAGGCCTAAACTTGTTCCTGTGGCACCACAGCAAGTAGAAGTCCTAGAGAGTTCAGACGAGGTAAAAGAAACAAAAGAATACAAAGAGATAAAATCCTATAATATAGGAAAGTTTTCTTACCACAATAAGAGTGGAAAGGCCATGATAAAAGTGGGAGACAAGATAAAAGAGGGACAGGAGATAGGTTATATCTCTACAATTGGTGTAAATAACCCGGTGACAACTCCTTATGCAGGTACCGTGAAAGAGATGCTTTTAGAAGATGGAAGCCTAGCAGATTATGGGAAGAATCTAGTTTTAGTAGAGTTAGACTAG
- a CDS encoding Cof-type HAD-IIB family hydrolase has translation MKYKAVVLDMDGTLLNSKLEIDEKTAEVLKRYRCIGGKVYIATGRTYLSLKPYYDILGLDTPVIAYNGAKVVSYFGDSILEYPMEGDLVKYFIELSRKTGIHLNLYQNEKWLVESPFNKESEIYEEISGLSPEEADFENLEEYFSTKVLFIAEKEKLDELRSEISLDLDGLVHMTASKPFFLEIMKKGVNKGDTLKKLMESEGIELEEVIAFGDGLNDLEMIKTAGLGVAMGNSYEELKEAADIITKDNDSNGIGEVMSELLEKEGLF, from the coding sequence ATGAAATACAAAGCCGTAGTGTTAGACATGGACGGGACACTTCTTAATTCGAAACTTGAAATAGATGAAAAAACAGCAGAGGTACTCAAAAGATACAGATGTATAGGGGGGAAGGTTTATATAGCAACTGGAAGAACATATCTCTCTCTAAAACCTTACTATGATATATTGGGTCTAGATACTCCTGTGATAGCTTATAACGGAGCCAAGGTTGTCTCTTATTTTGGGGATTCAATTCTTGAATACCCGATGGAGGGAGATTTGGTAAAATATTTTATAGAGCTTTCTAGAAAAACCGGTATACATCTAAATCTCTATCAAAATGAAAAATGGCTTGTTGAATCTCCTTTTAACAAGGAAAGTGAAATTTATGAAGAGATATCAGGGCTGAGTCCAGAAGAAGCCGACTTTGAAAACCTAGAGGAGTATTTTTCTACAAAGGTTTTATTTATAGCAGAAAAAGAAAAACTCGATGAGCTGAGAAGTGAGATATCCCTTGATTTAGATGGTCTGGTTCACATGACAGCATCAAAGCCTTTTTTTCTGGAGATTATGAAAAAAGGTGTGAACAAGGGCGACACTCTTAAGAAACTGATGGAGTCAGAGGGGATAGAACTAGAGGAGGTAATAGCCTTTGGAGACGGACTAAACGACCTGGAAATGATAAAAACAGCAGGTCTAGGAGTGGCCATGGGTAATTCATATGAGGAACTTAAAGAAGCAGCTGATATTATAACAAAGGACAACGACTCTAACGGGATAGGAGAAGTAATGTCAGAGCTTTTGGAAAAAGAAGGGTTATTTTAA
- a CDS encoding DNA polymerase III subunit alpha, with the protein MKNNFVHLHLHTEYSLLDGVGKIDEYLDRAKALGMRSMAITDHGNMFGAVEFYKKALSKGIKPIVGMEAYLSEFSMEEKNGRNFHLILLAKNEVGYKNLMKLSSEAYLKGFYYRPRIDKEILAGHSEGIIALSACMQGELSRRILDGESEEDLDKAVKEYIEIFGKEDFYVELQSNGIKEQEKLNDDLYTLAKKHDLKVVATNDTHYVYYGDHTLQDILICVQTGSKISDEKRMKIETDQLFLKNREQMLEELGKYDRAVDNTVEIADKCNLELEFGVFKFPEYKIPTCVESIGEFLRKLVYQGLKKRYENELEREVIERVEYELDVINKMDYAGYFVVVWDFIDYAKKNRIPVGPGRGSAAGSMVAYALGITELDPMKYNLIFERFLNPERISMPDIDIDICQERRQEVIDYVGEKYGKDRVAQIITFGTMKARAAIRDVGRVMNVPLFKVDKIAKLIPAFFSLDRALKDVEELREVYETDSESQELIEYSKRLENTVRHASIHAAGVVITKDPLTDDVPLYSDTKTKVVSTQYQMKELEELGLLKMDFLGLRNLTILQRTVDYIKEDTHEEIDLNKIPLDSLEVYKLLQKGDTLGVFQLESHGIRKLLMKLKPDRFEDIIAVLALYRPGPLGSGMVDDFIEVKNGRAAIRYPHQSLEDVLKETYGVILYQEQVMKIANIMADYTLGEADLLRRAMGKKNMAIMEENRNKFVERAIKKGYSEEKATEIFNLIDKFAGYGFNKSHSAAYALVAYWTAYFKGCYPKHYYAALMTSERNNMEKLALYVEDAKEHGIKVALPNINRISSRFIVDGDLVRFGMSAIKNVGETLIERIKAEHTRNGDYTTFENFVTRGKKEGVNKKALEALILSGALDSIPGNRRQKFESMEKALSYATKVMKEDDIQQMNLFGEARATIEKFQMPSVEEYKMENLLTGEKEFLGFYFTGHPLDKYRQMLKAYRLTEIKDIVSDMPLHIKTYGMVRNLKKVITKKSGQVMGVFDLEDYYGRIGAVAFPRDYQKMGHYLLDGAPLYVEGVVQTDHFGGHEEKKIIIREVRPLDEIGEVPRFKVYILIDQEDKPKLTALKEIISRHQGDHRIFLALREKDEKKTVELDKKYRVTPSKYFISEVVRLLGIENIVIK; encoded by the coding sequence ATGAAGAATAATTTTGTACATCTACATTTACATACTGAATACAGCCTCCTCGACGGAGTGGGGAAGATAGATGAGTACCTAGACAGGGCGAAGGCACTTGGAATGCGTTCTATGGCAATTACTGACCACGGCAATATGTTCGGTGCTGTGGAGTTTTACAAGAAGGCACTTTCAAAGGGGATAAAACCCATAGTAGGAATGGAGGCTTATCTTTCGGAATTTTCCATGGAGGAAAAAAACGGGAGAAACTTTCATCTGATACTGCTGGCTAAAAATGAGGTAGGATACAAAAACCTCATGAAGCTCTCATCAGAGGCTTACCTTAAGGGTTTTTACTATAGGCCCCGTATAGATAAGGAGATCCTTGCAGGGCACAGTGAAGGTATAATAGCCCTTTCTGCCTGTATGCAGGGAGAACTTTCTCGAAGAATATTAGATGGAGAAAGTGAAGAAGATTTAGACAAGGCGGTAAAAGAATATATTGAAATTTTTGGTAAGGAGGATTTCTACGTAGAGCTTCAGTCTAACGGTATAAAGGAGCAGGAAAAGTTAAATGATGACCTCTATACCCTTGCTAAAAAACATGACTTGAAAGTTGTAGCCACCAATGACACCCATTATGTATATTATGGAGATCACACCCTCCAGGACATTCTTATATGTGTTCAGACAGGAAGTAAAATTTCAGATGAAAAACGGATGAAAATAGAGACAGACCAGCTTTTTCTAAAAAACAGGGAACAGATGTTAGAAGAGCTAGGGAAGTATGACCGAGCTGTTGACAATACAGTGGAGATAGCCGATAAATGTAATCTAGAGCTAGAGTTTGGGGTATTTAAATTTCCAGAGTACAAGATTCCAACCTGTGTGGAGAGTATAGGGGAATTTTTGAGGAAGCTGGTTTATCAGGGGTTGAAGAAAAGATATGAAAATGAGCTGGAAAGAGAAGTTATAGAAAGAGTCGAATATGAGCTAGATGTTATAAACAAGATGGATTATGCAGGTTACTTTGTAGTAGTGTGGGATTTTATCGACTATGCAAAGAAGAACAGGATACCTGTGGGGCCAGGAAGGGGTTCTGCTGCTGGGAGTATGGTAGCCTATGCCCTTGGAATAACAGAGCTTGATCCCATGAAATACAACCTTATTTTCGAAAGATTTCTTAATCCTGAAAGAATATCCATGCCAGATATAGATATAGACATATGTCAGGAGAGAAGGCAAGAGGTTATAGATTATGTGGGAGAAAAATATGGAAAAGACAGGGTCGCCCAGATAATAACCTTTGGAACTATGAAAGCCAGAGCTGCCATAAGAGACGTAGGAAGGGTAATGAATGTTCCGTTATTCAAGGTAGATAAAATAGCCAAGCTCATACCTGCATTTTTTAGTCTCGATCGTGCACTAAAAGATGTGGAGGAGCTAAGAGAGGTATACGAGACTGACAGTGAGTCACAAGAATTAATAGAATATTCTAAAAGGCTTGAAAATACTGTAAGGCACGCCTCTATACATGCAGCAGGGGTTGTAATAACAAAGGATCCCCTTACAGATGATGTCCCTCTATACAGCGATACAAAAACCAAGGTTGTGTCCACTCAGTATCAGATGAAGGAGTTAGAAGAGCTAGGTTTGCTGAAAATGGATTTTCTAGGTCTTAGAAACCTAACTATACTTCAGAGGACTGTGGATTATATAAAAGAAGATACCCATGAGGAGATAGATCTAAATAAAATACCATTAGACAGCTTAGAGGTATACAAACTTCTTCAAAAAGGCGACACCTTAGGGGTGTTTCAGCTAGAATCCCACGGTATAAGAAAACTTCTTATGAAACTGAAACCAGATAGATTTGAAGATATAATTGCTGTACTTGCTCTCTACAGGCCGGGGCCTCTAGGTTCAGGGATGGTAGATGATTTTATAGAGGTGAAAAACGGAAGGGCTGCAATAAGGTACCCGCACCAGTCTCTTGAAGATGTGCTAAAAGAGACCTATGGTGTGATACTTTACCAGGAACAGGTTATGAAGATAGCCAACATAATGGCTGACTATACTCTAGGAGAAGCGGACTTACTGCGACGGGCCATGGGTAAGAAAAATATGGCTATAATGGAAGAAAATCGAAATAAGTTTGTGGAAAGGGCTATTAAAAAAGGCTATTCAGAGGAAAAAGCCACTGAGATTTTTAACCTCATCGATAAATTTGCAGGCTATGGATTCAACAAATCCCACTCGGCTGCCTATGCTCTTGTAGCCTATTGGACAGCTTATTTTAAAGGGTGTTACCCGAAACACTATTATGCTGCCTTGATGACTTCTGAAAGAAATAACATGGAAAAGCTGGCTCTTTATGTGGAAGATGCCAAGGAACACGGTATAAAAGTGGCTCTTCCAAATATAAACAGAATAAGCAGCAGGTTTATAGTTGACGGAGATTTGGTAAGATTTGGGATGTCTGCTATAAAAAATGTAGGTGAGACTCTTATAGAAAGAATAAAGGCTGAACATACGAGAAACGGTGATTATACAACTTTTGAAAACTTCGTAACAAGGGGAAAAAAAGAGGGGGTAAATAAAAAAGCCCTTGAAGCTCTTATACTTTCTGGTGCCCTTGATTCTATCCCTGGTAACCGAAGGCAGAAATTCGAAAGCATGGAAAAAGCCTTGAGTTATGCAACCAAGGTAATGAAAGAAGATGATATACAGCAGATGAACCTCTTTGGGGAAGCTAGGGCAACCATTGAAAAATTTCAGATGCCCTCTGTGGAAGAGTACAAGATGGAGAATCTTCTTACAGGGGAGAAAGAGTTTCTGGGGTTTTATTTTACAGGTCATCCCCTAGATAAATATCGCCAGATGCTTAAGGCTTACAGACTCACTGAGATAAAAGATATAGTCAGTGACATGCCTCTTCATATAAAAACCTACGGAATGGTTAGAAACTTAAAGAAGGTGATAACCAAAAAAAGCGGGCAGGTAATGGGAGTTTTTGATTTGGAAGATTATTATGGTAGAATAGGAGCGGTTGCTTTTCCGAGAGACTATCAAAAGATGGGGCACTATCTTTTAGACGGAGCACCTCTCTATGTAGAAGGAGTCGTCCAGACAGACCATTTTGGAGGGCATGAGGAAAAGAAGATCATAATAAGGGAAGTCCGGCCTCTAGATGAGATAGGAGAGGTTCCAAGGTTCAAGGTCTATATTCTCATAGATCAGGAAGACAAGCCAAAACTAACTGCTCTAAAAGAGATAATCTCAAGACACCAGGGAGACCACAGGATATTTCTAGCTCTCAGGGAAAAAGATGAGAAAAAAACAGTGGAGCTTGATAAAAAGTACCGTGTGACTCCCTCGAAGTACTTTATAAGTGAGGTAGTAAGGCTTTTAGGAATTGAAAATATAGTCATAAAATAG
- a CDS encoding DEAD/DEAH box helicase yields the protein MFEKLKGNIERKKTGIKIEKVYFKLSFDEKGAFVDTVDEKGKILCEVEPMQYDRNTREILKSIDHIRENSLFLISWDSCGDRIYLSEHPHLIELLKNSRYFVDENFENIEWSHEESNLTLKIESPEEESKKLNSFLLLKGRYKDFKFINERTVIYNKKIYNIADIGESFISAAEINSQFPKNDLENFLTVTMSYFDNLDIDYKDYSVEIGEEKKLQPQIIIEKISRDNSLYLKVGMTVSTMNYDFLSEYNISNAAIVNHMEKKIFFCDIELRNIGEAIEEVVKVLTKHQRKLKLREGYYLDGNLIIMQEKLAKEFVTKELLQMVGKYKIVGTDKLKKYRIRTVKPKLVANLQHSIDFLEGEVELDIEGEKFTIFDVLKAYKKDSYIVLSDGTNALINKKYIEKLERIFKRKDEKAKVSFFDLPLVEELIEDKLFSGEMKKSKELFMGFNSLKDYPVPVPPIKAVLREYQDYGYRWLSYLIDNKIGGCLADDMGLGKTLQAIALLSRIYETPRKPSLVAMPKSLIYNWENEIKKFNPDLNVKIYYGNNRDVNEIKESQIVLTTYGTVRNDIKTLKEMEFELVILDESQNIKNINSQTTKAVMLLNSENRVALSGTPVENNLGELYSLFRFLNPTMFGSIDEFNSFYANPIQRDNDMEVVEELRKKIYPFILRRTKKEVLKDLPDKIEKVHFVEMNDEQKRIYDERRLFYYDLIHNQIKEHGIGKSQIFILQALNELRQLASCPEMKTEGLVSSTKREILIENIREAVDNGHKILIFTNFIRSIENICEDLEKHHIKHLYMTGATKDRQSLVEKFQNDKKCKVFVMTLKTGGVGLNLTAADTIFIYDPWWNKTAEDQAVDRSHRMGQDRTVFSYKLITKGTIEEKILKLQEEKSRLFEKLISSDSASVKSLTEKDIEYILSE from the coding sequence ATGTTTGAAAAGTTAAAGGGAAATATAGAAAGAAAAAAAACTGGAATAAAAATAGAAAAAGTGTATTTTAAACTTTCCTTTGATGAAAAAGGAGCTTTTGTAGATACAGTGGATGAGAAGGGTAAAATACTGTGTGAAGTAGAGCCTATGCAATACGACAGAAATACCAGGGAGATCCTGAAAAGTATAGATCATATAAGGGAAAACAGTCTCTTTTTGATATCCTGGGACAGTTGCGGGGACAGGATATATCTCAGCGAACATCCTCACCTTATTGAACTTCTGAAAAATAGCAGATATTTCGTAGACGAAAATTTTGAGAATATAGAGTGGAGTCATGAAGAGAGCAACTTGACTCTTAAAATAGAAAGCCCTGAAGAGGAAAGTAAAAAACTCAATTCTTTTTTACTTTTAAAGGGAAGATATAAAGACTTTAAGTTTATAAATGAAAGAACGGTTATTTATAATAAAAAAATATATAATATAGCCGATATAGGAGAAAGTTTTATAAGCGCGGCAGAGATTAACTCGCAGTTTCCAAAGAATGACCTTGAAAATTTTCTTACAGTTACCATGTCTTATTTTGATAACTTAGATATAGATTATAAGGATTACTCAGTGGAAATCGGTGAAGAGAAAAAACTTCAGCCCCAGATAATAATTGAAAAGATCTCTCGGGATAACAGTTTATACTTAAAGGTCGGTATGACTGTTTCTACCATGAATTATGATTTTTTGAGTGAGTATAATATAAGCAACGCTGCCATTGTAAATCACATGGAGAAAAAAATATTTTTTTGTGATATAGAGCTTCGAAATATAGGGGAAGCTATAGAGGAAGTAGTGAAGGTTCTAACGAAGCACCAAAGGAAACTAAAGCTAAGAGAGGGCTATTATCTAGATGGAAACCTGATAATAATGCAGGAAAAACTTGCCAAGGAATTTGTTACCAAAGAACTTCTTCAGATGGTGGGTAAGTACAAGATAGTAGGTACCGACAAGCTGAAGAAATATAGAATAAGGACTGTAAAACCAAAACTTGTGGCAAACTTACAGCATTCTATAGATTTCCTTGAAGGAGAGGTTGAACTAGATATAGAGGGTGAAAAGTTTACAATATTTGATGTCTTGAAGGCCTATAAAAAAGACTCGTACATAGTGCTGAGTGACGGAACCAACGCCCTTATAAATAAAAAGTATATTGAAAAATTAGAGAGAATTTTTAAAAGGAAAGATGAGAAGGCCAAGGTTTCTTTTTTTGATCTGCCTCTTGTAGAGGAGCTTATAGAGGATAAACTTTTTTCAGGAGAGATGAAAAAAAGTAAAGAACTATTTATGGGATTTAATAGCTTAAAAGATTATCCAGTACCAGTTCCACCTATAAAAGCTGTCCTAAGAGAGTATCAGGACTATGGTTACAGATGGCTTAGCTACCTTATAGACAATAAGATAGGAGGATGTCTTGCAGATGATATGGGTCTTGGTAAAACACTCCAGGCTATAGCCTTACTTTCTAGAATATATGAAACCCCTAGAAAACCAAGCCTTGTGGCGATGCCTAAAAGTCTAATCTACAACTGGGAAAACGAAATAAAAAAATTTAATCCTGATCTCAATGTGAAAATATATTACGGTAACAACAGAGATGTGAATGAAATCAAAGAGTCTCAGATTGTACTTACAACCTATGGTACAGTAAGAAATGATATAAAAACATTGAAAGAGATGGAGTTTGAGCTTGTAATATTAGATGAGTCTCAGAACATAAAAAATATAAATTCCCAGACCACCAAGGCAGTTATGCTTCTCAATTCTGAGAACAGGGTAGCCCTTTCTGGAACTCCTGTGGAGAATAACTTAGGAGAACTTTACTCACTCTTTAGATTTTTGAATCCAACTATGTTTGGTAGTATAGATGAGTTCAACTCCTTTTATGCCAACCCTATACAAAGGGATAACGACATGGAAGTCGTAGAAGAATTGAGGAAAAAAATATATCCATTTATACTTAGAAGAACAAAAAAAGAGGTTTTGAAGGATCTTCCTGATAAGATAGAAAAGGTACATTTCGTAGAGATGAATGATGAGCAAAAGAGAATCTATGATGAAAGAAGACTTTTCTATTATGATCTGATACACAACCAAATAAAAGAGCACGGTATAGGTAAGAGTCAGATATTTATACTCCAGGCTCTAAATGAACTGAGACAGCTTGCAAGCTGCCCTGAGATGAAAACAGAGGGCCTAGTGTCATCTACTAAAAGGGAGATACTTATAGAAAATATAAGAGAGGCTGTAGACAACGGGCATAAGATACTTATATTTACAAACTTTATAAGGTCTATAGAAAATATATGCGAGGATCTGGAAAAACATCATATAAAGCATCTTTATATGACAGGGGCTACAAAGGACAGGCAGTCTCTTGTGGAGAAGTTTCAAAATGATAAAAAGTGCAAGGTCTTTGTAATGACCTTGAAAACAGGGGGAGTAGGTCTTAATCTAACTGCAGCAGATACTATATTTATATATGATCCTTGGTGGAACAAGACAGCAGAGGACCAGGCTGTAGACAGGTCCCACAGAATGGGACAGGACAGAACGGTATTCTCCTATAAACTTATAACCAAGGGAACTATAGAGGAAAAAATACTGAAACTGCAGGAAGAGAAAAGTCGTCTTTTTGAAAAATTAATATCTAGCGACAGTGCCTCAGTAAAATCCCTTACTGAAAAGGATATTGAATATATCTTGAGTGAGTAG
- the recN gene encoding DNA repair protein RecN yields the protein MLRELRIENLAIIEELELEFGDGLITLTGETGAGKSIILSGINLLIGEKANVEMLRDGEEYLLAEGVFETSDYQTEELKELGIEVEEGELIVRRELDKNGRGKAFVNGKRVPVSSLKQIMGTLVDLVGQHSHQMLLNKNNHIKLLDKFLGEKSQEIRSKIEDAVDRYGKINRKISEIEEIKKEVQEKKDFYEFQLNEINSLSLKPGEDEELEDEYKKLFNSGKIKENLINSYTLLKDGEHNAMSFIYNSKKFLESVSKYGKEFEEAQEKLEKIYYDLEDVVYIIENLEEDTDTDEFRLNELVDRLDKINSLKKKYGFTIEEILDYRDDLQKKLDTLHESNFEEKKLIKERDQLTAVYKEYAEKLSAARKESAALIESRMEDELKYLNMKDSMFEISFGLIGGMGRNGSDQVEFLITTNKGQSPKPLSKIASGGEVSRIMLALKSIFSVVDNVPILVFDEIDTGVGGETVRKIASKLKDIGGNSQVVCITHSPAIASKATQQFYIEKKTLEDKTVTTVRELDYKGRIEEIGRMLAGENITEAVLKHAKEILDEI from the coding sequence ATGTTGAGGGAACTGAGAATAGAAAACCTTGCTATAATAGAAGAACTTGAGTTGGAATTTGGAGATGGACTCATAACTCTGACTGGAGAAACTGGTGCAGGAAAATCCATAATACTCAGTGGGATAAACCTCCTTATAGGAGAAAAGGCAAATGTTGAAATGCTTCGAGACGGTGAGGAGTATCTTCTTGCAGAGGGAGTATTTGAGACCAGTGACTACCAAACTGAGGAACTGAAAGAACTGGGTATAGAGGTAGAAGAGGGTGAGCTCATAGTAAGGAGAGAGCTCGATAAAAACGGAAGGGGAAAAGCCTTCGTCAACGGAAAAAGAGTCCCAGTATCAAGCCTAAAGCAGATAATGGGAACACTTGTAGATTTAGTTGGTCAGCATTCGCATCAGATGCTTTTAAACAAGAATAATCATATAAAACTTTTGGATAAATTTCTTGGTGAAAAGTCACAAGAGATAAGGTCGAAAATTGAGGACGCAGTGGATCGATACGGAAAAATAAACAGAAAAATTTCTGAAATTGAAGAGATAAAAAAAGAGGTACAGGAGAAAAAAGATTTTTATGAGTTTCAGCTGAATGAGATAAACTCTCTTTCACTAAAGCCGGGGGAAGATGAGGAATTAGAAGATGAGTATAAGAAACTTTTTAATTCTGGTAAAATAAAAGAAAATCTTATAAACTCCTATACCCTTCTAAAAGACGGTGAGCATAACGCCATGTCCTTTATATATAACTCTAAAAAATTCCTTGAGTCTGTATCTAAATACGGGAAGGAGTTTGAAGAGGCTCAGGAAAAGCTGGAAAAAATATATTATGATCTAGAAGATGTAGTCTATATAATAGAAAACCTAGAAGAGGATACAGATACTGACGAGTTTAGGTTAAATGAACTTGTAGACAGGCTAGACAAAATAAATTCTCTGAAAAAAAAGTACGGGTTTACAATAGAGGAAATTTTAGACTACAGGGATGATCTACAGAAAAAACTGGATACACTTCATGAGAGTAATTTTGAAGAGAAAAAACTAATCAAAGAGCGTGACCAGCTGACAGCTGTATACAAAGAATATGCTGAAAAACTAAGTGCTGCAAGAAAAGAAAGTGCTGCCCTTATAGAGAGCAGGATGGAAGACGAGCTTAAATATCTTAATATGAAAGACAGTATGTTTGAAATATCCTTTGGGCTTATAGGGGGGATGGGGAGAAACGGCTCTGATCAGGTGGAATTTCTCATCACCACCAATAAGGGGCAGAGTCCTAAACCATTGTCTAAAATAGCTTCTGGGGGAGAGGTGAGCCGTATTATGCTGGCCTTGAAATCCATATTTTCTGTGGTGGATAATGTCCCTATCCTTGTATTTGACGAGATAGATACAGGTGTAGGTGGGGAAACAGTGAGAAAGATTGCCAGCAAGTTAAAAGATATTGGTGGGAATTCCCAGGTGGTATGTATAACACACTCTCCTGCAATAGCATCTAAGGCCACTCAGCAGTTTTATATAGAGAAGAAAACTCTAGAAGATAAAACTGTTACAACAGTGAGAGAGCTAGACTATAAGGGACGTATAGAGGAGATAGGAAGAATGCTCGCAGGAGAAAACATAACAGAAGCAGTTTTAAAGCACGCCAAAGAAATTTTGGACGAGATTTAG